DNA sequence from the Coffea eugenioides isolate CCC68of chromosome 9, Ceug_1.0, whole genome shotgun sequence genome:
CATCTCTCATACGCAAGTCATGGACATTTGGACACTGTGATAGAAAAATTTTGTGTTGTGAAAATTACACGGTCGTATGTCGAATTATATTGGGGGTCTAAATGCATGCAATATGTATGGAAAAGATAGTAAAAACTTTAAAATTGTTGTGTTTCATATTTTAGAATCTACTTGTGTAAACAAATTTAACATTCCTTTAATATGTACAAATTGAGGCGATTATATGATACAAATTTGGTTTTAGTTGTTTGGATTAATATAAAGAATTGTGTTTGACGCTCTTGTTTTGTCATAGTGCTGTTTTCTCGTGTTTTTCCttcttgttaagtgtggaaggTGCTATTCAATTTAAAGGCTCTATTAATGATCTCAACAAAACGGTAGGAGATAGTAATTTTGGTAGGTTGGAGATCTCACGGGCGAATGAAGAATGTAAGCTGAAAAAGCATAGCTAAATGAAAAACGTACAAATTGAAGCCTTCcatcagccaaaaaaaaaaaaaaaacctagaaGGACTTGAGCGCTAAAAAGGACTTGGCAACACTGAATTCAGCAAGCAAAGAAGCTCGTTACCGCCGCCGCCACGACAAAATGGTCAAGCGACGGGCGACGAAACTTCAATAGTTATTAACGGGTAAACGGCGCCCGCCTGTATTTAATATTTATAGAGGACGTCATTCTCTCTTGTCGAAGGAAACTTTCCTGCAACTTTTGGGCAACCTTGTGGTCCCTTTGACGTGGTTCCAAGATGTTTGGTCTGATGCtcactttttcccttttatattttttttgggtggaaACCTTTGAATGTCATGATGATTAATCCAGAATCAAGCACTTTTGAACTCTTCAAAGGTTGTTTTCTCCGTTCACAAGACTAGAACCCCATttggcaagtgaattttttgggtgtttgtctaaaactttactgtatcTTATTGtagaagttttaaaaaaaaattttagagtgtgttttttttaatattttgaaatttatagtttaaaaattttaaaatttttttgagattacggtagttaaagtttttaaaaaacttgtaacagataaacttggcaaaaaacttcTCTTTCAAAGAAGACACTAACTCAAGATCCTTTTAAATGGTATCAAATTCCGTCATCGACCTCTTGACTGAACAATTGTTGGTACAATTAGGGGgggcaatggggcgggggatCCCTCCCTCACCCCCATCCCATTGCCTATTAATTCCTCCTGCCCCCGCCCAGTCACCCGCCCCCCGTTTGCCCTGCCCCGCCTCGTTTCCCCCGTgggattaaaaaaaatttattatataatttcattataattaaatttgagcaaataatcaagtactaaaatattaacatattaccaaattattattcattgtaacttcacaattgaaattcataaaaataattaaacaaaagttatttgaatacaatttaatatgataaaacaaatataactaaaataatcaagtttttacttttgatacaaatacaatcactaaattattattgtgtttttttagaaaaaagtgttattgtattaagcgTAGTTAGaaatttaatataaatatattaataaatttagtgtaaataattaataatttttattaatagacatgtataattagtaatataattgataatatcattatatatatatatatcttttttttttccaaacgagTATACTCCCCCGACTCAAACCCTGCCCCAATAGACCCCCGCGAGCATTCAcacccgttgccatccctaggtACGGTCACTGGTCAAATGGATGGAGAAATCAAGAGATTGAGGAACAAGGTGAAGATGGCAAGGAGTCAGGTGACTATGATAGATTTAGTGACAGTGACTATGAGTTCCAAAATGAAAAAGGTGATGATGCTATTTATATATTCAAATATAAAGAAGTAGTATTATTATAGGAAACAAAAATCAAGAACAATATTCCATGCCATCACTTTTGCCCATGGTTCAAAGTTGTAATCGTGGTTGCGGTGGTGGCTCAGATTATTCCATATCGTTCTCGACATATCAGTCGCGATTTCGACGAaacacaaatttttgaaatatttaatattttaaaaatgataaaaaaataatttaaaaattatcaaaaataataaaattttgacTTGACTCGAGATGACTCGGGGCGTTTCTATCCGTTTCGGAGACGTCTTGATCGAGTTTTCGATGATTCATTATATCAAAGTCATCTCGTTTCGATATCGGATCAGGAAGCTCGTTCcagtgacgactcggccgagtcgtctcaGTCTCGGTCTCGGCCGAGTCCTTGAACCATGCTTTTGCCTTCGGTTTCCTGTTCTGAAGATGAACCAAATGTGAAGCCTGAAAACTGCAGCTTTTGTTCTGTGGTGTAATCTATCATCACTTTCATATCTTCAGTTAAAAGATTCTTCCAATCGCCAACAACTCCTTTCCTGAAAAATGAATTGTTATACACCCGACCTTTCTGATAAAAACCACTCTTATTCACCTCCAAATTGCTCAAATTTCTGAAGCTGCACATTCCTATTATTTTCTCGGGGACACCTTCAATCTCTTCCTCCTGGGAAAATGGCTTCCCCATGAACTCAGCCAATTTCTTCACGTAAAAAAGTTCATCTTTCTTCAGCTCTTCATACTTTAAGAACAGCACAGTCTCGGGCCTTTCAATGCTAGCTCTCCAGAACCCCAAGACATGGTCCCAGTAAGGTCCAAATGCAGACTTGCCCTGGCAGAACAGCTCTAATTCCTCCTCCAGGGAAGGGGCCGGTTCCCTTGCATCTGGTCCCGTAGAGAGATGTTTCAATGTTTGTAACATATGCCAATATGAAGTGAACGTGTCCTTTGGTTCCCTACATATGTAAATAATCTTACATCCTGATTCTAGTATAGATTTTGGCAAGGATGTATAAGGGATATGGGTGGCTAGAAGGGGGAGCTGGGGTGTTCTGTACGAAGGATCGTCGCCAAGATCAACTTCCATATGTGGAAAGCATTCATGCGGAACGGTATTAAGCAGAGGGTTTGGGGATTGCATAAAACGATCTCTCGTTAAGATGGAAAAAGCCAAGGCCTTGAGCCATGTGGTACCTGTTTTGACAAAGCTGCACAAAAAGATGTCCTCGGGATTAGCCTTGAAATGTTCCTGGAGAGTGATGGTTGCTTCTAAGTAGACTAAAGGGAACCAAAAACCTTGGTATTCATAGAAGTCCAAGGAGGGATCTATGCCTTCTCTTTTGGGAAGAGCTGATATGATCTCGGGATATCTCATGTTGGTTTCCATAGACTACTTTCTCAAATCTTTTGAAGCTACGATAAATGTGGCTATGCTGCTGGTAACGTAGCTGAAAGAGAGGTGGACTGTGCTCTCTGCTCTGTTGAAGAGGATGAGCTGAAACTAGAAAATGCCAATGGTTATATAATTGAATTTCTTTCTTGTCCACTGGAAAGCTGAAGAGATTGGAAAAGATTCGTAGAAAGACAAGCACCACATGTTTCTCGTTCTtttgattcttttcttcttggaccttcaatgattgctaaaaaaTGTAGAGGGCCCTCCTATCCTATCTGTCACGAACATTTTCGACAAGACTTgtcaaaaaggaaaagatttATGACTTCAAAATGTATAACGTAGCAAGTACACTACACGTTATTTGGACTTGCTGTAATTTTCCATTCATGTAAACCACCCTCAAATACTCGCTTATaattctttttatctttttttaatcattttttatctcatatatatcaaattattatgatatatttttttaatataaaaatttccaaaaataacaatccaaacaataaactaaaagaaaataaccCTCATCTATTCATGGTACCAATTTAAACTAGAATCTTAAAACAAAATACTAATAGACATGTGCTAAACAAATAAAATGTAGAAACATGAATGAATTCCTACCTATTTACTAACCCCAAAAAATGAATTCCTACCTATTTCTATGCTAATCTTCTCTATTGCCGCAGGCCCAAAAATAGATTTTGGGTAGAAATATTTGAATATTTGTTGAAGGTAACTTTCGGACGGACTAGATACTCGTTCAAGCAAGCAAGGGAAACAAAACTGGCAGATCAGTGGTTGAATTCCTTCCACCCCCCAATCTATATTTGGAGCCTATCACCAACCATCCAAACGATTTCGAGTTATGATAATTTTCAGCTTCCTAATCTTTCTCTTGGGCATTTTCTTTCCCTTGTATACCCGTCCTGGAGTTGTTCCAGCACCAATTGATCCAAGTTCCCTATGAGTCAGATCGGAAACAGGTCTGTAGGCCTCAGCAAAGCATTGAATTAAGAAAGGTCCCAAGTCAAAATCCCAAGCAACTTCCATTCCATGGCAATTAATAGAATAGCATCCAAGTTTCATGGCAACTTTCATGCCCACTGGCGGGTCcatgaaaataaatgaaatgtaCATTTTCAAATCTCTGCGCCTGAACAAGACTCAAGGCGATGGTAGCTCTTCAAGTTTCAGCCACTCGTTGATAGTAAGAGGTTTGGTGCGACGTTTATGATTATTGGTCTGGGTCCGTATGATGCAGGTGACTATTCATATTGGGCTGTGTGAAATATGAATTATTGTTTGTGGCCCACGGGATGAAACTATTTGTCTTATTGTTTAGCGATGTTGCTTTCGTTGTCCTAAGGCTCCTGGTCCCATGTTTTAAGACAAAGTGGTCCACTCCTGGATTGTACGaatgaattattattatttgggaTCTACGGCATGTGACCATTTGTTTAATTGTTTAGCCTTGTCACTTTCATGGTCCTCCATTTTAAGGGAAAATAGTCCTCCATTGTTCGTCTCACGCGTTTGTAACAcgcagggcctgtttggaacctcagTTTTTttggagtttgtctaaaactttactatagtgcactgtagaagtttttgaaaaaattttatagaagtttttgtaaagtgaaaaacttttttttccttttttttaaatttatttttctctttctctttctttttctttctttcctttttcttttcttcttcttcttcttccccctcccccttccccGTTACTCTCCTGTTCCCCTTCCCACTTCTCaccatctttcttttctttattttttttttcacagagAGGGAGGAAATGGGGGAGAcgcagagagaaaaaaaaagacaagagGGGAGGATGGCAAGGGAGGAAGAgggagagagggaaaaaaagaggaaaaaaaaaagaagaccgGCACCGGCACCGGAAATCGGCGCCGGAGCCGGCGACGGAGGTTGTggtgggggaggaagaagaagaaaaggggaagggaattttttttttttttttgtgttttggatattttaagtgtgtaggttaaaaactttgataaatttttggggttcctgtagcacaagttgttaaaaaactagtataataaaaacttggtaaaaaacaGGCCTTCCAAACAAGCCcgtagactttttttttttttttgtaagcaACGATATATTTGTATAACatactctatcctaatctagggggagagggagcctaaggaggctgtTGTAGGGGctagtgggtatacagacccaactagaCCAAGGGAGTGCTATGACACAACCCTTAGATTTTTTCGATGCTGGTGAGGTTTGAACCCTCACCAACAGCACaaggagggacttaagtccctcccTGGTGGCCACTAAGCCATTGGCCCAGTGGTTAAGCCCGTAGACTCAGCGTAAAAAAAAAGCCCATCATGGTGGGGTAGTCCGTAGTTGTAGGggaaaatatcaataaataagtcaaaaccaattttTCATCCGAATACACAATTTCCAAAACTCAAACCGTACTGCACGACCCTACCGCCAATACAAACAACGTGCGTGGACCAGCTAGTTACTTTCTCATTATTTCTTGGCTTCACCAAACCCAGGTACTCATTATTTTACCTAAATGATGATAATTATCATttactaattattattaatagcatttacctatataatataataaagtattagtagtatatactaatactaaatagcatttatctatatattatataattttatatatcaATTTGGTATTCGAATGCGGTAATGCGGTACCCGATTTCAATTACagaattttgaattcaaaatcggttattaccaaattcataatcttgTTACCTATTTTataccatattagaattcggtgaattcggtaTGTATCGAATTGATACCGAATTACCaaatacccgatttcaaattaccgaattgaatttgaaatcgatTATGAATTCGGTACGAACTGAATCTGCTCACCCCTACCTATGACTCAAGTTCCACCTAGTAGCCAAATTTATTAAAATGCTCAAGTCAAAGAGTCATGTCCCACAAAATGACTAAACGCAGATAGCAACATAATAAAACAGAAGTGCCAAGATAAAGAATGACACCAATAACAAATAGGGAAGCACAAGAATGAACTAATGTGGATGTTGTTGCGGTATGTTTAGGAGTCAGAGAAGAGGAGTGGAAAGTTGCTGCGGTATGATTGTGGCCACAAATGGTAGGGAAAGTGTGTTGGATAGACACGTATAAAGGTCTTTTGTGACCTGAAACCTGAAGACTTGTTGGGCATTGAAGTTAAGTGGAAAAGGGATAGGAAAAGTTGAGGGGATTCCAAAGTGTAAAGGTGAAATGTGAAGTATCTAAAATAAGCAACTGTCAAAGTGAGAGGGTCGTAAGTGAAAGTAAGGGCAGCAAAAAAGGCGTGAAACTTGAGAACTTAAACACTGTAAgcatataaaatgaaaaatttaataaatttaagcATTAAATTTATAATGAATAAACTATTCCTTTATTTTAAATAAGACCCGTAAATCTTGTTTGTTAAATTATACCCATAGTTATTTATTATAcaggtatattatgagtacttactaactaaggtactaaattttaatcattaataaaacatcttatctttatttcaaataaacttcctaatactactTTGAGATAAGGTTTTAATGTAAAAATTGTACATGTATTCcaaaaaatggtaaattttgatccttaatcatttttattaccatgttattagtaagaattactatttatgtataaaaacttactgttatttgaactaaacttactcttttaaaagtaagtttgggatataaagtagtaatctatttatttaaaaattaagcttaatatttattccaatttaccttttgaggtataaaaattactaatttattaggcttaacttactattttagataggAAACTTACTTCCATAATTTTAGGTATTATTCTATTTAGGTGAATAGGTTCaacaataaatcaaatgatCGCTAAAAGTGCAACAACATGCTATATTAGGTAAAACTATTTCGCTACCATAACTATCGTTTAgtatatatctatatgtattgctgAGGGGGGTTTTGGATAAGGAGCTTCCAAAATTGTCAAAAGTTTGAATgctattttaatagaattttacatttttataattaaaaaatgtttatctcttaactaatcatgtaactactcctacaaatcctataatcatgctcatattTTTCCCACATTTCCTTCACATTTTTTCCACTACCCTATAAAATTCAAACTCCTAAACTTTAACTGACTGATAATAACCACCCCTGTAAAATGATATCTGCAAATTTTAATTCACATCTCACATTTATTACTGACACTTATCATATCACTGATAGTAATAACTAATCGTTAATTTAAGAAATTCGCAACTACAAAAGTcaaatatccaaaatttagtAGCTTgtttaaattacaatttttaCAATTCAATGTATCTTATTGTCATAATATAGTTTACTCTCACAATCATTCACAAATTATAAAgggattaaaaaataaataattttttaataaaaaattaattcaaaggtaGTTAATTCACACATACACGCATACAtatatccatatatatatattatcataatataaactaaaattataaaaaaaattaggagGGCTAACttttttttacacaaatatttacacaatatgaattaaaatttttgaaactttgggAAGAAGGGACCTATGGCCCCAATTAGCCCCAATTAGTTtgggagtgtttggatagcagattttttcaaataatattttacttacatcataaacacatttttcaacccacctttttatctcacatacatcatatcacaaaaagtactatcataattatttcaaataatattgtaaataacactctatccaaacaaattgcTTAGTTCCAAACCTGCAAGAttacaaaagagaaaataactgatcacaaaatgaattttacaCTATGATGATCCCACCCAAATGTAGTTATTTCATGCACACACGCACacatatatacttatatatattctcataatataaactaaaattataataaatttggAGGACCTGTTTtattttacacaaatatttatataatatgaattaaaatttttaaaacttggggATGAGGGCTATGACCTCCATTAGCCCCCATTGGTTCCATTATTGATTTCAATGGTATCTTGATTTCAAACCTACAAgattacaaagaaaaaaaataactaatcacAAAGCGAATCTCACACCATCGTGATCccaatgaaatattttaaaaagatTCAGCAAGttcacttaaaaaaaatatacagGTCTTGCTGAACTTTTTTTGTAGTACGAATTCTTCAAAATTCaatagaattaattaaaccatcAATATTAGTTTTCATACTAAAAGTTAATTGATGTAAAAAATGTTCACACCTTTatacaagattatcaaatcgaatgcataatgttggtaagtatttcattttaaaatcaaataaaacatgcaattacatttatttctatccatatattattcattttctaatataaattattattattattttaagatcCATCTTCCGCAAAAACACAATTCTTGAATGATTTATAGTTTTTGTCATACTTTGAACTATTTTTAGacaaatcttaaattttaattatgttggtataatttttttttaacttttttcaaattaaaatggtataattttttaatttattttaataatgtaaGTACCGTGCGTAGCACGGATATTCACACTAGTTGTCCTTGTATGACCGAGCCTGAGAGTTTGAGCATGTTTTGGTTGAATgttataattcaaaatttggggTTTGGAGGGAATAGATTATATCCATTGtaatcaaaactcaaacaaaagtGGGGATAAGCCTGGTTGTCACAACGAACTATATaaagtggatttttttttatttatttgcacaatgCTACCTTATTTTTACATGCATCAGAATGGATTGATTACAAGTTGCATTTGCTTGCCTTTTGCTAGAATTTTGGCTAATTAACAAATTATACTAATTGTAGAAAAGTAAGTTtgtaatcattttcaatttttgaaaagtttgaaagtttagataacaataacaacaaatcttcctagttacATGTAAAATATCACTTGTTTCtatatcacaatttttataacttaacacctatgaatataataagataaaaatattattttataatacgataaaattttattattttctaaggttatgtgaaaggtcaaaatatttttcacaaaatattttaaaatatataaatacaaaagaatattaaattatacatataatcATGCATTATATAATTATGTtacgagtacttactaactaatgtactaaattttaatcatttataaaatattttattgttatttcaaataagctTCCTAGTATTCATTTGGTATAAGCCACAAAGGATTGAGTGATTTGAGTCAGCTGCTTCTGTGTTAATTTTGACTGTGGTTAACAAACTCAATGATTTAGTCCGTCTAACTCAGGTTAGTGGGAAAATGGATCACAGTTGGCTGGAATAAAATTGTAATAaacccatttttcaataaaaaaaaataaactctttatgacttttctcTATTATACGAATAGAATAcccattttccaaaaaaaaattatttatcagataaaataaaaataaactcattttcaataaaatcctaactctttatgcctttcctctattataagaaccgtgtacccattttcccataaacaaatttatttatcgaaaaaataaaaatgaacccgTTTCTCAATAAAacatcagctctttatggctttcctccctTATGAGAAAAGAGTATCCATTTTGccataaacaaatttgtttatcgaataaaataaaaataaactttttttcaataaaaaacagttctttatgactttcctccattataagaatatagtacccatttttctaaaaaaaatattatttatcgaataaaataaaaatgaactagtttttcaataaaacacaagctctttatagttttcctctattataagacagagtacccatttttcataaataaatttatttatcgcatgaaaaaataaatatatttttcaataaaacaccagttctttatggttttcctccgttcactacaacaaaaaagggTATTAGCGACAACAACTTTAGCAAAAAGTAGAAAGTTTGACGCTCTTAAGAGGCTTATAGCAAGGAAAAGGACAATACCTCTCCAAATATTGGAGCCAATATATACTCTGCGAGGGCAAGGACTTTTCTCGCTTAAAATTCTCGCCAAAAGGAGCGCGGGAAAGCTTCCCTCCAAATACTGA
Encoded proteins:
- the LOC113782809 gene encoding flavonol sulfotransferase-like produces the protein METNMRYPEIISALPKREGIDPSLDFYEYQGFWFPLVYLEATITLQEHFKANPEDIFLCSFVKTGTTWLKALAFSILTRDRFMQSPNPLLNTVPHECFPHMEVDLGDDPSYRTPQLPLLATHIPYTSLPKSILESGCKIIYICREPKDTFTSYWHMLQTLKHLSTGPDAREPAPSLEEELELFCQGKSAFGPYWDHVLGFWRASIERPETVLFLKYEELKKDELFYVKKLAEFMGKPFSQEEEIEGVPEKIIGMCSFRNLSNLEVNKSGFYQKGRVYNNSFFRKGVVGDWKNLLTEDMKVMIDYTTEQKLQFSGFTFGSSSEQETEGKSMVQGLGRDRD